A genome region from Drosophila simulans strain w501 chromosome 2R, Prin_Dsim_3.1, whole genome shotgun sequence includes the following:
- the LOC27206193 gene encoding uncharacterized protein LOC27206193, with protein MPADIVTTEQLRYQLAFSHAMERTTRHWQETFAWYPKMQCCHYQRIDQIYLTSRQRYGDGHFLKYANRRRLAKKFMVTAQEVAEGLEDLKMLEQDGITGLKVAVTENGEYGRMKPSKLYMC; from the coding sequence ATGCCGGCGGACATAGTGACCACGGAGCAGCTGCGCTACCAGCTCGCCTTCAGCCATGCCATGGAAAGGACGACGAGGCACTGGCAGGAGACCTTCGCGTGGTACCCTAAGATGCAGTGCTGCCACTACCAGCGGATCGACCAGATCTATCTGACGAGTCGCCAGCGGTACGGCGACGGCCACTTCCTCAAGTACGCCAACAGGAGGCGCCTGGCCAAGAAGTTCATGGTGACCGCCCAGGAGGTAGCCGAAGGCTTGGAGGATCTGAAGATGCTGGAGCAAGACGGCATTACGGGCCTCAAAGTTGCGGTCACCGAGAACGGGGAGTACGGCCGAATGAAGCCCTCCAAGCTGTACATGTGCTAG
- the LOC6736134 gene encoding rhythmically expressed gene 5 protein — protein MTTAAKVILACCLLGAFHMQISSSSAIPIWEFLTRNEKMSHLYSTFAQLVSVHCKSTAAVGGLPVNQCKHNLLGYGSAKLQTLSDAQLEALDPYQRDANELIWSSIMRDHPSGASLVTTRQPLQQPLPTPPASSLIILTRQQLPHGASHAHAIQSSGSATNPIFESGEQKHKYAMDMDMAYGYGPQSSSELPVAAALTSEPPKRFLTGPLVIRVRPDGSPVEEDKRMPLPRDEDLPYFRLGLAAAQPNRHRKIATISALKQQHFASILQSDLQPPHQTQRRLFRQQQA, from the exons ATGACGACTGCGGCGAAAGTAATCTtggcctgctgcctgctgggCGCCTTCCACATGCAGATCAGCTCGTCATCGGCCATTCCCATCTGGGAGTTCCTGACCCGAAACGAGAAG ATGTCCCACCTCTACTCAACATTCGCCCAATTGGTTAGCGTGCACTGCAAGTCAACAGCCGCCGTCGGAGGCCTCCCAGTGAACCAGTGCAAGCACAACCTGCTCGGTTACGGGTCCGCCAAGCTGCAGACGCTCTCCGACGCCCAGCTGGAGGCACTAGATCCGTATCAGCGCGATGCCAACGAGCTGA TCTGGTCATCGATTATGCGGGACCATCCGAGCGGAGCCAGCCTAGTGACCACGAGGCAGCCGCTCCAACAGCCCCTGCCCACTCCGCCCGCGTCCTCTCTGATCATCCTAACGCGCCAGCAACTACCGCACGGAGCatcccatgcccatgccatCCAGAGCTCCGGCTCCGCCACCAATCCAATCTTCGAGAGCGGCGAGCAGAAGCACAAGTACgccatggacatggacatggcctACGGCTACGGGCCCCAGTCCAGCAGTGAGCTCCCAGTGGCCGCCGCCCTGACTTCAGAACCGCCCAAGAGATTCCTCACCGGACCTCTGGTGATCCGCGTGCGACCCGATGGCTCACCGGTAGAGGAGGACAAGAGGATGCCACTGCCGCGGGACGAAGACCTGCCCTACTTCCGCCTTGGTTTGGCCGCCGCTCAGCCCAACAGGCATCGCAAGATCGCCACAATCAGCGCCTTGAAGCAGCAGCACTTCGCCTCCATCCTGCAGAGCGACCTCCAGCCACCCCACCAGACGCAGAGGCGCCTGTTCCGCCAGCAGCAGGCGTAA
- the LOC6736135 gene encoding uncharacterized protein LOC6736135 produces the protein MRIITVLSVSLLVALVAISQADDSSPGFFLKITKNVPRLGKRGENFAIKNLKTIPRIGRSEHSSVTPLLAWLWDLDTSPSKRRLPAGESAAKEQELNVVQPVNSNTLLELLDNNAIPSEQVKFVHWKDFDRALQADADLYSKVIQLGRRPDQHLKQTLSFGSFVPIFGDDQNPDFMMYKNNEDQELYGGGNRYGSQFLKYNIL, from the exons ATGAGAATTATTACAGTCCTGTCCGTTTCGCTCTTGGTGGCTCTTGTGGCCATCAGCCAGGCAGACGACAGTAGTCCAGGATTCTTCCTAAAGATCACCAAGAACGTACCGCGGCTGGGCAAGCGAGGCGAGAACTTTGCCATAAAGAACCTAAAGACCATTCCTCGCATAGGACGCAGTGAGCAC AGCTCTGTGACTCCTCTGCTGGCCTGGCTATGGGATCTGGACACGAGTCCAAGCAAGCGCCGCTTGCCCGCAGGGGAATCAGCAGCAAAGGAGCAGGAACTTAACGTGGTGCAGCCCGTCAACTCGAATACGCTCCTTGAGCTACTCGACAACAACGCTATACCCAGCGAGCAGGTGAAGTTCGTCCACTGGAAGGACTTCGATCGTGCCCTCCAGGCAGATGCGGATCTGTACAGCAAGGTTATCCAGCTGGGACGCCGTCCGGACCAGCACCTCAAGCAGACCCTCAGCTTCGGCAGCTTCGTTCCCATCTTCGGCGACGACCAGAATCCGGACTTCATGATGTACAAAAACAACGAGGATCAGGAACTTTACGGCGGGGGAAATCGCTACGGTAGCCAATTCCTCAAGTACAACATCCTGTGA
- the LOC6736137 gene encoding uncharacterized protein LOC6736137 — protein MRALWIFLLISMAPMAIRGHFEFNNVVCLVRDRMFMDFEYCYLKSVNRTYKYLSLKTKVFHLPVDNCETRFQLRMRENRRLLYNFDFKVDSCKFLRDRKHVVANWVYQTFAPYSNINHTCPYDHDIVLDKLPVQHLNKLVQSIIPDGRYMMNSTWMVAGIPRTDVILYFTKS, from the exons ATGCGCGCATTGTGGATTTTTCTGTTGATTTCGATGGCTCCGATGGCA ATCCGAGGACACTTCGAATTCAATAATGTAGTCTGCCTCGTGCGCGACAGGATGTTCATGGACTTTGAGTACTGCTACTTGAAGTCCGTGAATCGCACCTACAAGTACCTTTCGCTAAAAACCAAGGTGTTCCACCTGCCCGTCGACAACTGCGAG ACCAGGTTCCAGCTGAGGATGCGCGAGAACAGGCGACTCCTGTACAACTTTGATTTCAAGGTGGACTCCTGCAAGTTCCTGCGGGACCGCAAGCACGTGGTCGCCAACTGGGTCTACCAGACCTTCGCCCCCTACTCGAACATAAATCACACCTGCCCCTACGAC CACGACATCGTGCTCGACAAGCTTCCCGTGCAGCACCTGAACAAGCTGGTCCAGTCGATCATCCCCGATGGCAGATACATGATGAACAGCACATGGATGGTCGCGGGCATTCCGCGCACCGATGTCATCCTATACTTCACCAAGAGCTAA
- the LOC6736136 gene encoding origin recognition complex subunit 4, which produces MPEADRELVNIRRFLKERLQRDYTTLRGYAEERSNVRLLLQRTAEMGESNSLLLIGPRGSGKTTLINSVLADLLPNKSFGENTLIVHLDGNLHTDDRVALKSITVQMQLENAADGKVFGSFAENLAFLLQCLKSGGKNSKSVVFILEEFDLFCAHHNQTLLYNLFDVSQSAQAPICVLGVTCRLDVIELLEKRVKSRFSHRQVFLFPSSQRFEEYVDLCKDLLSLPTGNSLLLAAERIYNLQNIQSGALYFSRNHFDPGEYGFSPRIRDAWNKQICKVLATQQAKSTLQSLHDFDISEAYLKNFLFRLVAHLRPQSPHITAEKMAAVGSQFEGDDKIELLCGLSVLELCLIIAIKHHSEIYDRDPFNFEIIYARFSKFAKVSTTMQAVERSIVLKAFEHLRIAELIMPLSGGAGGGVGKVQKEFEMHKLALTYGQIQHCVQRYQALPTEVAQWAQSSLI; this is translated from the exons ATGCCGGAGGCGGATAGAGAGCTGGTCAACATCAGGCGCTTCCTGAAGGAGCGCCTCCAGCGAGACTACACCACCCTTAGGGGCTACGCAGAGGAGCGGTCCAATGTGCGCCTATTGCTGCAACGCACGGCTGAAATGGGGGAATCCAACTCCTTGCTGCTCATTGGGCCGCGGGGATCCGGAAAGACAACG CTCATCAACTCCGTGCTGGCGGACTTGCTGCCCAATAAATCGTTCGGGGAAAACACTTTGATCGTCCACCTGGACGGTAATCTGCACACGGACGACCGAGTGGCCCTGAAGTCCATCACTGTGCAGATGCAGCTGGAGAACGCTGCGGACGGCAAAGTGTTCGGCTCGTTCGCCGAGAACCTCGCCTTCCTGCTCCAGTGTCTTAAGTCGGGCGGTAAGAATTCCAAGAGCGTGGTCTTTATCCTCGAGGAGTTCGATCTCTTCTGTGCCCACCACAACCAGACTCTGCTCTACAACCTCTTCGACGTCTCCCAGTCAGCCCAGGCGCCCATCTGCGTGCTTGGCGTTACCTGTCGGCTTGACGTGATCGAGCTGCTGGAGAAGCGGGTCAAGTCGCGCTTCTCGCACCGACAGGTCTTTCTCTTTCCCAGCTCGCAGCGCTTCGAGGAGTATGTTGACCTGTGCAAGGATCTACTGTCCCTTCCGACCGGCAATTCACTGTTGCTGGCGGCGGAGAGAATCTATAACCTACAAAACATCCAGTCGGGGGCACTTTACTTCTCCCGAAACCATTTTGACCCCGGGGAGTACGGCTTCTCGCCCAGAATACGCGACGCCTGGAACAAGCAGatatgcaaagtcctggccACTCAGCAGGCAAAAAGCACACTCCAATCGCTTCATGACTTCGACATCAGCGAGGCCTATCTCAAGAACTTCCTATTCCGCCTGGTGGCACATCTCCGACCGCAATCTCCCCACATTACAGCCGAAAAAATGGCTGCGGTGGGATCACAGTTTGAGGGCGACGACAAGATAGAGCTGCTTTGCGGGCTCTCAGTCCTGGAACTGTGCCTTATCATCGCCATCAAGCACCATTCGGAGATTTACGATCGCGACCCCTTTAACTTCGAGATCATCTACGCGCGCTTTTCCAAGTTTGCCAAAGTGTCCACCACAATGCAGGCCGTGGAGCGGTCCATTGTCCTGAAGGCCTTCGAGCATTTACGCATCGCAGAGCTGATCATGCCGCTCTCCGGTGGAGCTGGCGGGGGCGTAGGCAAGGTGCAGAAAGAGTTTGAGATGCATAAGCTGGCGCTGACATACGGCCAGATTCAGCACTGTGTGCAGCGATACCAGGCCCTTCCCACAGAGGTTGCCCAGTGGGCGCAAAGCTCTCTGATCTAG